A window of Sulfurimonas gotlandica GD1 contains these coding sequences:
- a CDS encoding c-type cytochrome produces the protein MKTSKIQALAYTLSFLFIAGITGCSDSADEKQTKKEPSTKAAEAPKIEVVQNKDAHAIKVEVKENDKSQSKSYYYDYNVKSAYDENSMPANNDASVRVKPRTIIDANMHVRSPYEKIQVSMLVKKLSKEFIVKCSACHNDYANGVIGPSLLGKDSDYIYKKIISFKTGEKSNPLMNDLVKMMNDNEIKQMANEIFEFNKEINKMRNK, from the coding sequence ATGAAAACATCTAAAATTCAAGCTTTAGCATATACGCTTAGCTTCTTATTTATTGCAGGAATTACTGGTTGTAGTGACAGTGCTGATGAAAAGCAAACAAAAAAAGAGCCTTCTACAAAAGCAGCTGAAGCTCCAAAAATCGAAGTTGTTCAAAACAAAGATGCTCATGCTATCAAAGTTGAAGTAAAAGAGAATGATAAATCTCAAAGTAAATCTTATTACTATGACTACAACGTAAAAAGTGCTTACGATGAAAATTCTATGCCTGCCAATAATGATGCATCTGTTCGTGTTAAACCTAGAACAATTATAGATGCAAATATGCACGTTAGAAGTCCTTATGAGAAAATACAAGTCTCTATGCTTGTTAAGAAACTCTCAAAAGAATTCATAGTAAAGTGTTCAGCATGTCATAATGATTATGCGAATGGAGTAATTGGTCCATCTCTTCTTGGTAAGGATTCAGATTATATATACAAGAAAATAATATCATTTAAAACTGGTGAAAAATCAAATCCATTAATGAATGATTTAGTAAAGATGATGAACGATAATGAGATTAAACAAATGGCAAATGAAATATTTGAATTTAATAAAGAGATAAATAAGATGAGGAATAAATAG
- a CDS encoding nitrous oxide reductase family maturation protein NosD, translating to MFRIIFIVSLFLYSQLSANILQDAIDNAPEGSILKLPAGVYKGSIKINKPITIIGKEDGVIIDGEGSGTVIHVKSSYVTLKNLKIIGSGDRHDKIDSAITMVEGKHCEISNCVIEDCLFGIDLQMVNNSIISNNKITSKDLDLGMRGDGLRLWYSNDNIVKKNSLIKSRDMVVWYSHGNEIVENYGKYCRYSLHLMYAGKNLIKDNMYEFNSVGIFFMYSKDTTAIGNVVKSSLGATGMGIGLKDVSNFILKDNSVIYCAQGIYIDRSPFEPDTKNWLIGNKVLYNSEAIHFHSLSIDNVMKENVVMGNIEDVVNDSRGARTNENEIVGNYWDNYTGFDRNGDNIGDTPHKVYQYADQLWVYNPDVKFFYGSPVISLLNFLAKLAPFTKPVFLFEDEKPKVRIKG from the coding sequence ATGTTTAGAATTATCTTCATAGTTTCTCTTTTTTTATACAGCCAACTTAGCGCTAACATATTGCAAGATGCAATAGACAATGCGCCTGAGGGCTCTATTTTAAAACTACCGGCTGGTGTTTACAAGGGAAGTATCAAAATCAATAAGCCTATTACTATCATAGGTAAAGAAGATGGTGTAATTATTGATGGCGAAGGTTCTGGAACTGTAATACATGTAAAAAGCTCATATGTGACTCTAAAAAATCTGAAAATAATAGGAAGCGGTGATAGACACGATAAAATCGATTCAGCTATTACTATGGTAGAAGGTAAACACTGTGAAATAAGTAACTGTGTTATTGAAGACTGCCTTTTTGGAATAGATTTGCAAATGGTAAATAACTCTATTATTTCAAATAATAAAATAACTTCAAAAGACTTAGACTTGGGTATGCGTGGTGATGGACTTAGACTTTGGTACTCAAATGATAATATTGTCAAAAAGAACTCACTTATAAAGTCACGTGATATGGTTGTCTGGTACTCTCATGGAAATGAGATTGTTGAGAACTATGGTAAATACTGTAGATACTCTTTGCATCTTATGTATGCAGGTAAAAACCTTATTAAAGACAATATGTATGAGTTTAACAGTGTAGGCATATTTTTTATGTATTCAAAAGACACTACAGCGATTGGAAATGTTGTAAAAAGTTCTTTGGGTGCAACTGGTATGGGAATCGGTCTTAAAGATGTTTCAAACTTTATACTAAAAGACAATAGTGTAATTTATTGTGCACAAGGCATCTATATTGACAGATCTCCTTTTGAACCTGACACAAAGAATTGGCTCATCGGGAACAAAGTACTTTATAACTCTGAGGCAATACATTTTCACTCGTTAAGTATAGATAATGTTATGAAAGAAAATGTTGTTATGGGAAATATAGAAGACGTTGTTAATGACAGTAGAGGTGCAAGAACAAATGAAAATGAGATAGTTGGAAATTACTGGGACAACTACACAGGATTTGACAGAAATGGAGATAATATCGGAGATACTCCTCATAAAGTTTATCAGTATGCTGATCAACTTTGGGTTTATAATCCAGATGTTAAATTTTTCTATGGTTCACCGGTAATCTCACTACTAAACTTTTTAGCTAAACTAGCTCCATTTACAAAACCAGTATTCTTATTTGAAGATGAAAAACCTAAAGTTAGGATTAAAGGATAA
- a CDS encoding ABC transporter permease, with amino-acid sequence MKNLYLIAYLDLKESLRAKWFVVYSLVFGGLIALFFIAGVTESQVMGFSGLSRLLLMYIQITIVILPIFILITTVRSISGDRDNHILEYMLSFPISLKQYYWGKIIGRFITVYLPVLFAMVIAIIYGAFKGAAIPWSIFFLYTGLLFAMSSAFLGIAFFISSFVKSSEVALGIAFFIWIFLLAFIDIALISLMMQNRFNEELIIFIAMINPMEIFRVAAISLFDPELTVMGPVAFYILDSMSQMVFVLVSIGYPLFIGLLFAFMGYKIFEKKDLV; translated from the coding sequence ATGAAAAATTTATATTTAATCGCATACTTAGACTTAAAAGAGTCTCTTAGAGCTAAATGGTTTGTTGTTTACTCTCTTGTATTTGGAGGGCTGATAGCTCTGTTTTTTATAGCAGGAGTAACAGAGTCTCAGGTTATGGGCTTTAGCGGTCTTAGCAGACTGCTTCTAATGTACATACAGATTACAATCGTAATCTTGCCTATATTTATTCTCATAACTACGGTGAGGTCTATCTCTGGAGATAGAGACAACCATATTTTAGAGTATATGCTCTCTTTTCCTATATCTCTTAAACAGTACTACTGGGGTAAGATTATAGGTCGTTTTATTACTGTTTATCTTCCTGTTCTTTTTGCTATGGTTATTGCCATAATTTATGGCGCTTTTAAGGGTGCAGCTATCCCTTGGAGTATATTTTTCTTATACACTGGCCTATTATTTGCGATGAGTAGTGCATTTTTAGGTATAGCATTTTTTATATCTTCATTTGTAAAATCTAGTGAAGTTGCTCTAGGCATTGCATTTTTTATCTGGATATTTTTACTTGCTTTTATAGATATCGCACTTATTTCACTTATGATGCAAAACAGATTTAATGAAGAACTTATTATCTTTATCGCAATGATAAATCCTATGGAGATTTTCCGTGTTGCGGCAATATCACTGTTTGATCCTGAACTAACGGTTATGGGACCAGTTGCATTTTACATACTTGATTCTATGAGCCAGATGGTTTTTGTACTTGTGTCTATAGGTTACCCTCTTTTTATAGGTTTGCTTTTTGCATTTATGGGTTACAAGATTTTTGAGAAAAAAGATTTAGTTTAA
- a CDS encoding c-type cytochrome → MKNIIVGALTLIIIGLMVFTAMDDPVYHGGEHSKVIEDFGTGDGKNQKIVISTTPEEKSDREKENEALNALRDKAGNAGAFKVSNEYKSKCSSCHGVNGSGFQNGKSMMGPKLFGQTEEKIYKDLADFKAGRKENMIMKGLLIKLNDDDLKRFAKEIGEFPAREKAAEEKAAKEK, encoded by the coding sequence GTGAAAAATATAATAGTAGGTGCTTTAACACTTATAATAATTGGCTTAATGGTTTTTACAGCGATGGATGATCCTGTGTATCATGGTGGAGAGCATTCAAAAGTTATTGAAGATTTTGGCACGGGTGACGGTAAAAATCAAAAAATAGTAATTTCTACAACTCCTGAAGAAAAATCTGACAGAGAAAAAGAAAATGAAGCATTAAACGCACTTAGAGACAAAGCAGGAAATGCTGGAGCATTCAAAGTTAGTAATGAGTATAAGAGTAAATGTTCATCTTGTCACGGTGTTAACGGTTCAGGATTCCAAAATGGAAAATCAATGATGGGACCAAAACTATTCGGACAAACTGAGGAAAAAATTTACAAAGACTTAGCAGACTTCAAAGCTGGCAGAAAAGAGAATATGATTATGAAGGGTCTTCTAATTAAACTTAATGATGATGACTTAAAAAGATTTGCTAAAGAAATCGGTGAGTTTCCAGCAAGAGAAAAAGCGGCAGAAGAAAAAGCGGCAAAAGAAAAGTAA
- a CDS encoding CYTH domain-containing protein, whose amino-acid sequence MALEIERKFLIDIDKLPILANGYDIKQGYIQTKDKTAVRVRVKGDEAFLTIKGESVGATRLEYEYAIPVVDANEMLDMLCGKPIIDKTRYLLKHKNHLWEIDIFHKENEGLIVAEVELESEDESVELPEWIVKEVTEDARYYNSNLLEHPYSQWG is encoded by the coding sequence ATGGCACTAGAAATCGAGAGAAAATTTCTGATAGATATAGACAAGCTTCCAATATTGGCAAACGGTTACGACATCAAACAAGGTTATATTCAAACTAAAGATAAAACTGCTGTCCGTGTAAGAGTGAAGGGTGATGAAGCATTTTTGACTATCAAGGGTGAGAGTGTTGGTGCTACAAGACTTGAGTATGAGTATGCTATACCAGTAGTAGATGCAAATGAGATGCTAGATATGTTATGTGGTAAACCTATTATAGACAAGACTAGATATTTGCTAAAACATAAAAATCATCTATGGGAGATAGATATCTTTCATAAAGAAAATGAAGGCTTGATAGTTGCAGAAGTTGAGCTTGAGAGTGAAGATGAGAGTGTAGAACTACCAGAGTGGATAGTAAAAGAAGTAACGGAGGATGCTAGATATTATAACTCTAATCTTTTAGAGCATCCATACTCACAGTGGGGTTAA
- a CDS encoding 4Fe-4S dicluster domain-containing protein: MATVQTDRREFVKYSTLGILGLALGGGIIFSPYTLRAENRLRPPGAVDEKKFLALCIKCGQCLQVCPYHSIKLTDMVKGHGIGTPYIDANERACYACSAVPCVLACPSGALDHHCEKPEDIHMGIAVLEFPDTCLAITNTPVPAGYTDRMSKFNDSVTNLNKLEVDLLEKFSKYEGKQCTLCADMCPIPNPISAIAMVANEGGGNRPEIYDGCIGCGACQEVCPTKVPSIVVKPRVTYKEYYASKN; encoded by the coding sequence ATGGCAACAGTACAAACAGATAGAAGAGAGTTTGTTAAATATTCTACACTTGGAATATTAGGCCTTGCTCTTGGTGGAGGAATAATATTTAGCCCTTATACCCTTAGAGCAGAAAATAGACTAAGACCTCCAGGGGCCGTAGATGAGAAGAAGTTTCTTGCTCTATGTATTAAATGTGGACAGTGTCTTCAAGTATGTCCTTACCATTCTATAAAACTAACAGACATGGTAAAAGGTCATGGTATTGGAACACCATATATAGATGCTAATGAGCGTGCTTGTTATGCTTGTAGTGCTGTTCCTTGTGTTCTTGCATGTCCAAGTGGCGCCTTAGATCACCACTGTGAGAAACCAGAAGACATCCATATGGGAATTGCTGTTTTAGAATTTCCAGATACATGTTTAGCTATAACGAACACTCCTGTTCCGGCTGGATATACAGACAGAATGAGTAAGTTTAATGATTCGGTTACAAACTTAAACAAACTAGAAGTTGATCTTCTAGAAAAATTCTCAAAATATGAAGGCAAACAGTGTACACTCTGTGCAGACATGTGTCCTATTCCAAACCCAATCAGTGCAATTGCCATGGTTGCGAATGAGGGTGGAGGAAACCGTCCTGAGATTTATGACGGCTGTATAGGCTGTGGTGCTTGTCAAGAGGTTTGTCCAACAAAAGTACCATCGATTGTAGTTAAACCGAGAGTGACTTATAAAGAATATTACGCAAGTAAAAACTAG
- a CDS encoding NapH/MauN family ferredoxin-type protein: protein MDKYNNRETIKKSTFFSTFFDTTKDGKKKFSYRMKRWILVITIHLFFFLSFFIDLQLLEGTLSGSRFLGFHMIDLYATMQLFLATHEMPINMIIGTATIVIVYLLVGGRSYCAWVCPYGILSEIGEKWHNTLVNKKIIKERKFDHRVRHIFWAIFLILSATSGYLVFETLNVVGILSRMIAYGWSLAFFWVVVVFAIEVFYSRRAWCTYICPIGTTYGYIGKVSALRIEWNDNCDHCMVCSDVCFENQVLEITKAKYDKQREEKSITKEYITGADCTLCGRCIDVCHADALNFDFRLKSLV from the coding sequence ATGGATAAATATAACAATAGAGAAACTATAAAGAAATCAACTTTCTTCTCTACATTTTTTGATACTACAAAAGATGGCAAAAAGAAATTTAGCTATAGAATGAAGAGATGGATATTAGTTATTACTATCCATCTCTTTTTCTTCTTGTCATTTTTTATTGACCTACAGCTTCTTGAAGGTACACTGAGTGGCTCTAGATTTCTAGGTTTTCATATGATTGACCTTTATGCCACTATGCAGCTTTTTTTAGCTACTCACGAAATGCCGATAAACATGATTATAGGTACGGCAACTATTGTCATCGTTTATCTCCTAGTTGGTGGTAGAAGCTACTGTGCTTGGGTATGCCCCTATGGAATCCTAAGTGAAATAGGTGAAAAATGGCACAACACTTTAGTAAATAAAAAAATCATCAAAGAGAGAAAATTTGACCACAGAGTCAGACACATCTTTTGGGCGATATTTTTAATTCTTTCTGCTACAAGTGGGTATCTTGTTTTTGAGACATTAAACGTAGTTGGTATTTTAAGTAGAATGATTGCTTATGGATGGTCTCTAGCATTTTTCTGGGTAGTTGTTGTGTTTGCAATAGAAGTATTTTATTCTCGCCGTGCTTGGTGTACTTACATTTGTCCAATAGGTACTACTTACGGTTATATAGGTAAGGTATCTGCGCTTAGAATTGAGTGGAATGACAACTGTGACCACTGCATGGTCTGTAGTGATGTATGTTTTGAAAATCAGGTATTAGAGATTACAAAAGCAAAATATGACAAACAAAGAGAAGAAAAAAGTATCACAAAAGAGTATATCACTGGTGCTGACTGTACACTATGCGGTAGATGTATAGATGTTTGTCACGCAGATGCTCTTAACTTTGACTTTAGATTAAAAAGCTTGGTGTAA
- a CDS encoding nitrous oxide reductase accessory protein NosL, with protein MIKIVLAVVLAASVLFSYEMDYTKDTECLVRHFKVYKDPKWVAKIELNNGKKVFFSSPKSMIEFYHQPGKWFDVGVKSEDDFKEILVTDFSTLKPINAKGAFYVYGANVTSPAGDDLTPFATYDLAEAYSKTHNGKRIMHFNEISNALIRLLNGRI; from the coding sequence ATGATTAAAATAGTTTTAGCAGTAGTTTTAGCAGCGAGTGTTTTGTTTTCATATGAGATGGATTACACAAAAGACACAGAATGTTTAGTTAGACACTTCAAAGTGTATAAAGACCCTAAATGGGTAGCAAAGATAGAACTCAATAACGGAAAGAAAGTATTTTTCTCTAGCCCTAAATCAATGATTGAGTTTTACCATCAACCTGGAAAATGGTTTGATGTTGGAGTCAAGAGTGAAGATGACTTTAAAGAGATTCTTGTAACAGATTTCTCTACACTAAAACCTATCAACGCAAAGGGTGCATTTTATGTTTATGGTGCTAATGTTACTTCCCCTGCAGGCGATGATTTAACACCATTTGCAACTTATGATTTAGCAGAGGCTTATTCTAAAACTCATAACGGAAAAAGAATTATGCACTTCAATGAAATCTCAAATGCACTTATAAGACTTTTAAACGGAAGGATATAA
- a CDS encoding ABC transporter ATP-binding protein, which translates to MIKINNLTKKFGSHVSLDSVTCEFNKNEAIALMGANGAGKTTLIRSILGYYHPDAGNVSINGLDPIKQRVEVLKEISFVPQLPPPIKLNIDELIQYISISAEVDKEKIKYYANEMKLDLNSNMNKSFFKLSGGMKQKLLIAISLAKKSNIIIYDEPTANLDPKARDDFYRLLKQNEEEKVLLFVTHRLEEVKDLVNRQIYMDMGKVVSDDKI; encoded by the coding sequence ATGATAAAAATTAATAACTTAACCAAAAAATTTGGCTCTCACGTTTCACTTGACAGTGTAACTTGTGAGTTTAACAAAAATGAAGCTATAGCACTTATGGGTGCAAACGGTGCGGGTAAGACTACTCTTATCCGTTCTATCCTTGGTTACTATCATCCAGATGCTGGAAATGTTTCCATAAATGGACTTGATCCAATCAAACAAAGAGTAGAAGTTCTAAAAGAGATTAGTTTTGTTCCTCAACTGCCTCCTCCGATTAAACTAAATATTGATGAACTTATTCAGTACATCAGTATAAGTGCAGAAGTAGATAAAGAAAAAATCAAATACTATGCGAATGAGATGAAACTTGATTTAAATTCAAACATGAATAAGTCATTTTTTAAACTAAGTGGCGGGATGAAGCAGAAACTTCTTATTGCTATCTCTCTAGCAAAAAAGAGTAATATAATCATCTATGATGAACCTACAGCAAATCTAGACCCTAAAGCTAGAGATGACTTCTACAGACTGCTAAAGCAAAATGAAGAAGAAAAAGTTCTTCTATTTGTAACGCATAGACTTGAAGAAGTAAAAGATCTGGTAAATAGACAGATATACATGGATATGGGAAAAGTGGTTTCGGATGATAAGATTTAA
- a CDS encoding PAS domain-containing protein — MTKPTPLNVEIVLDPKRYIVSETDAKGKITYCNDYFMEVSGYNEEELIGAPHNIVRHPDMPKVVFKLLWETISAGKNINAVVKNLAKDGRYYWIFTEFEIRKDTDTGAVIGYHASRKTISKHVIEIISELYAELLEIENKDGVEASQDYLVNFLKSKGDDVDFSNIMEEIHRFY, encoded by the coding sequence ATGACTAAGCCTACACCACTAAATGTTGAGATAGTACTTGATCCAAAACGCTACATAGTCAGCGAGACAGATGCTAAAGGTAAGATTACGTACTGTAATGACTACTTTATGGAAGTCTCAGGTTATAATGAAGAAGAACTAATAGGTGCACCGCATAACATCGTACGTCATCCAGATATGCCAAAGGTAGTTTTTAAACTACTTTGGGAAACTATATCTGCCGGAAAAAATATCAATGCTGTTGTTAAAAATCTGGCAAAAGACGGTAGATACTACTGGATATTTACAGAGTTTGAAATCCGTAAAGACACTGACACAGGTGCTGTTATCGGTTATCATGCATCTAGAAAGACAATATCTAAGCACGTAATAGAGATCATCAGTGAACTTTATGCAGAGCTTTTAGAAATAGAAAATAAAGACGGCGTTGAGGCTTCTCAAGACTATTTAGTTAACTTCCTTAAGTCCAAAGGTGACGATGTAGATTTCTCAAATATTATGGAAGAAATCCATAGGTTTTACTAA
- the nosD gene encoding nitrous oxide reductase family maturation protein NosD codes for MKKLLLFIYFISALNASILQETIDSAPSGATLKLPAGIYKGNIIINKPITLLGKEDGVIIDGGGIGKVITINSSNVTIENLTITNSGTQMHQLDSAIFINKSKNSQISNCKILNSLYGIDMLMVEDSNISNNFITSKNNDIGLRGDALKIWHSHNNTISNNTIDRVRDVTMNYSNNNILENNHILNSRFGLQIAHSKNNLIKENEFRYNSVSLMLMMTQNTKITNNSIQSSKGAAGIGVMLKGGHNILFEYNTLRYNAKAMYIDSKWTEMSMKRYIVNNEISYNKEAIHFHLTIRNNTFTHNEFVGNIDDIVKSTAGFETKSNVVEYNYWDRYAGFDTNGDNIGDTSHKMYQYADRLWHYNNKVKFFYGSPVMTLLNFLAQVAPFIDPILMLEDKKPIVNPTVSMDALKD; via the coding sequence ATGAAAAAACTTTTACTATTTATATATTTCATCTCTGCACTAAACGCTAGTATTCTCCAAGAAACTATAGATAGTGCTCCTTCTGGAGCAACCCTCAAACTACCCGCTGGCATCTACAAAGGTAATATAATAATTAACAAACCTATAACTCTCTTAGGTAAAGAAGACGGTGTCATCATAGATGGCGGCGGAATCGGAAAAGTCATAACTATAAACAGCTCAAACGTTACCATAGAAAATCTTACAATCACAAATAGCGGTACTCAGATGCACCAGCTTGACTCTGCTATATTTATAAACAAATCTAAAAATTCCCAAATAAGTAACTGCAAAATTTTAAACTCTCTATACGGCATCGATATGCTCATGGTAGAAGACTCTAATATCTCAAACAATTTCATAACTTCTAAAAACAATGATATAGGTCTAAGAGGAGATGCTCTAAAGATCTGGCACTCTCATAACAACACTATAAGCAACAACACTATAGATAGAGTTAGAGATGTAACAATGAACTACTCAAATAACAACATACTAGAGAACAACCATATACTCAACTCTAGATTTGGCTTACAAATAGCTCACAGTAAAAACAACCTCATCAAAGAGAATGAGTTCAGATACAACTCTGTTTCATTAATGCTAATGATGACACAAAACACTAAAATCACAAACAACTCCATACAAAGCTCAAAAGGGGCTGCTGGCATCGGAGTGATGCTAAAGGGTGGACATAACATTCTTTTTGAGTACAACACGCTTAGATACAACGCTAAGGCAATGTACATAGACTCTAAGTGGACGGAGATGAGTATGAAGAGATATATAGTGAATAATGAGATATCTTACAACAAAGAAGCTATACACTTTCACCTAACCATACGAAACAATACCTTTACCCATAATGAATTTGTAGGAAACATAGACGACATAGTAAAAAGCACAGCAGGATTTGAGACGAAGTCAAATGTAGTTGAGTATAACTACTGGGACAGATATGCAGGTTTTGATACTAATGGCGACAACATTGGTGACACCTCTCACAAGATGTATCAGTACGCCGACCGTCTTTGGCACTACAACAACAAGGTTAAGTTTTTCTACGGCTCACCTGTCATGACACTACTTAACTTCTTAGCTCAAGTAGCTCCATTTATAGACCCTATCTTAATGCTTGAAGATAAGAAGCCTATTGTTAACCCCACTGTGAGTATGGATGCTCTAAAAGATTAG